The Candidatus Anstonellales archaeon DNA window AGAGGAAGAAAGGCTATGCCTTTTTCTTGAGCCATGTATAGCCCTCCCGTTGTATCTTTTTTATCAGCGGCTTGGTTCCTTCTGCTACTATTTTTCCGTCAATCATAACATAAACTTTGTCTGGAAGAAGAAGATCTATAATTTTTTCATGGTGAGTAATTACAAGCAGACCTGTTCCTTTTTTCCTTTGAAGATGAAGTATTTTACTTATTGTTCTTACACCGTCAACATCCAGGCCTGAATCAGGCTCATCCAAGATTGCGATTTTTGGGTTTCGTATTATAAGTTGCAATATTTCTGACTTTTTTCTCTCACCGCCTGAGAAGCCTTGGTTTAGGTATCTCTCGGCGAAGTTCCGTTCCAAACCAAGCGAAATTAGGAGGCGTTCAACTTTACTTTTGAAATCTAGAAAACTTCCGCTTTCCCCCGAGATTTCTTTTAGATAAGAAAGAAGTGAAACTCCGCTTATTTCTGGAGGTGACTGAAAGCCAAGAAAGATTCCAAGATTCGCCCGTTTGTCAGCATCCATAGAGACTATGTTTTTGCCATCAAAAAGAATCTTTCCTCTTCTCACTATATAAGACGGATGTCCCGCTATCGCATACGCAAGAGAGGATTTACCGCTTCCATTTGGACCGGCGAGGACCACTATATTATTTGAACGTATTTCTAAGTTTGCATCAATCACTACTTTTTTATTTTCTATCTCCACGGTTAGATCCTTAACTGTTAGTTGCAATTTACTCACCTAAAAAGGATGCTTCACCCAATACTGCTTTTCATTTCCAGAGATATGAGGCGGTTTAGCTCAACTGCGTATTCAAGAGGTAGCTCTTTGAGGACTGGTTCTACAAATCCCATAACAAGCATTTCACGAGCTCGCTCTTTAGATATTCCTCGTGACTGTAAGTAGAAGAGCCTGATCTCATCTAATCTACCTGCTGTTGCTTCGTGAACTATCTTTGCCCCCTGTGTTTCATCTTTGATGGTTGGGTATGTTGAGGATTTGGAGATATCATCAAGGATGATGGCATCACATTTAACATCTACTCGTGAGTTGTGTGCATTCTTGCCTATCTTTACAAGACCTCTATATATGCTATGCCCTCCATTGAGTGAAATGCTCTTTGCATCTATCTTGGAAGAGGTATTTTTACCAATGTGAATAACCTTTGCTCCGCCCTCTTTTATGGTTCCTTCTCCTGCAAGTGCTATGTTAAGATGTTCTGCTCTGGAGTTATCTCCAACTAACACCGAACAAGGATACAGCATTGTCGCCTTGCTTCCCATGGAACCCCCAACCCAAGTGATGCGACCGTTTTTTTGAACGATTGCACGTTTTGTGTTGAGGTTGTAAACATTTTTACTCCAGTTTTGAACGGTCGTATAGCGTACATTTGAGTTTTCACCGACAAAAATCTCTACAACAGCACTGTGGAGTGAGTCCTTATCGTAGATAGGTGCCGTGCAACCTTCAACATAGTGTACGTTTGTATCTTTTTCAGCAATGATGAGGGTATGTTCAAATTGGCCTTCTCTGATTTCATTCATCCTAAAATATGTTTGAAGGGGCATATCTATTTTAACTCCACTTGGTATGTATGCAAAGCTGCCGCCACTCCAAACAGCATAATGAAGTGAGCTAAATTTGTTGTCATTAAGGGGGACACACTTTCCAAAATATTTTTGTAAAAGATTAGGATATTTTTGAACTGCAGTATCCATATCGCAAAAAATTACACCTTTCTCTTCAAGTTCTTTGCGTAAGTGTGAGTAAATTCCTTCGCTTTCAAATTGAGCTACTGAACCGGCAAGATATTTTCTTTCGGCTTCTGGAACACCTATTTTTTCAAAAGTCTCCTTTATTTCTGGAGGCACCTCATCCCATGAAGTAGCTTTTTTATCTTCGGGACGAATGTAATAGCGTATGTTTTCAAATTCCAGTTGCGTAAGGTCAACGAGGCTCCAGTGGGGAAGAGGTCTTGAAATGAAGCTTCGATATGCTTCGAGACGTATCTGAAGCATCCACGAAGGTTCATTTTTTATATTTGAAATTTGTTTAACTATCTCTTCACTTAACCCTAGATCTGCTTCAAATTTTGGTTTTATTTTTGTCGAGAATCGGTGTAGGCGCTCCAGAGAAGAGTGAACTGAATGCACAACTTCTGATTCATTGTTTTCTGTTTTCATTTGTATTATGAAACGTAGTTCATAATTAAAAACTAATCGGTATCATAAATGAGAAAGGGAGGGGACCTACCCCATGGATGTTAATGGCTTATTTTGTCTCCTTGATGCGGTTTATAGGATCAATGGTCACTACTCCAAAACTATTTGCAAAGACAGCCATGCCGCTTACGATTGCAGTTAAATAGGCAAGAGCTGTTCCTTTTTCGTTGCTCATCTTAATGTATTTTGGAACTAGATTTTTAAATAATATGCAAGATGCATCGATTGTTATGGCCTTGTTTGGGCGTTCTGCAAGTTTACATACCGAAGTAAGAGTTCCCCCTCGCTTGAGAAGGTGAGTGTATGGACATCTCCTCCATACTTTGAAATTTTGCTTTCATTGTCTGTTTTTATCTTTTGAAATTCGGTGGGTTTGTCTATTCCAAGGAATATTTCAACAAGAGCATTTGTAACTTGCCCTCTTCCTGTTGAAGTATTTGCAACAAATGAAAGATTGGTGTTTTGATTGCTCATGATATATTCTGCAGTTGAACCTGCGCTGCCACAGCTACCAGGAATGAAAAGAATGTTTACTTGTTTATTTCCAAAGATGTTGTAAGGGAAGCTTTCAAGCAAGCTGAATGAATGCCCTCTAAATGTTAGTATGAGGTTATCCAGTTCATCAATTTTGCGTTTGATAAAGTCTTGATTGTTTTGAGGGGATTCGCCCATATATAGGATTACTCTTTTTTTATTCTTTTCATAAATCAATTCTCCCTCATTTCCTTTCTTTGGCCTGCCAAAAAGATTTTCGAAAAAGGTTTGGCTTAAAGGCCAATGGTCCTTTCCAACGTCCTCATTCTTAAAGATCTGCACACAGGTTATGTATCCATCTTTACCCTTGTATTGTTCCGGATAATAGGTAGTAAGCTTCTGGAGACTAGTTATTTTACCTTTATTTTCATCTGATACGTGTTTTGTAGATGGATCAACCATTACAAGCAGATATTCAATGGAAGATATAAGAGATTTGGAATCGTTTCTTCGTGCATTTTCAAGTGTCCGTGTAAGATGTCTGACGGTTTCGTCTTTAGAGATTAGAGAGGAGCGCAGAAGGACGTTGATGGCGTTTGCAAGCACAAAGAAATAGATGCTATCAAACTCGTTTCTGTCAAGAGGGGATAGGAGAGCTTTTCTGGCCTCATCAACCTCCTTATCTTGAAGTATTGAATTTTCTCTGCCATAGATTCTATCGTAAGTGATTGCTCTGAAAAGTAAGTTTCTTCCAATAGCAGAATCAAGACCAATTCCTCCAAATTCATTTAGAAGAACTGAAACTGGTTTGTTATTCAAGTCCTTCTTCAGCCTATCAAAAAGGAGATGATTTGTTGAAGTGTAGAAAAGTTGTGGGTCTGAGCATAGTAGAGAGAGGATGGTTTCTGTGCTTTGAGAGTTAATTAGGTTCATTCTC harbors:
- the sufC gene encoding Fe-S cluster assembly ATPase SufC, with product MQLTVKDLTVEIENKKVVIDANLEIRSNNIVVLAGPNGSGKSSLAYAIAGHPSYIVRRGKILFDGKNIVSMDADKRANLGIFLGFQSPPEISGVSLLSYLKEISGESGSFLDFKSKVERLLISLGLERNFAERYLNQGFSGGERKKSEILQLIIRNPKIAILDEPDSGLDVDGVRTISKILHLQRKKGTGLLVITHHEKIIDLLLPDKVYVMIDGKIVAEGTKPLIKKIQREGYTWLKKKA
- the sufB gene encoding Fe-S cluster assembly protein SufB produces the protein MKTENNESEVVHSVHSSLERLHRFSTKIKPKFEADLGLSEEIVKQISNIKNEPSWMLQIRLEAYRSFISRPLPHWSLVDLTQLEFENIRYYIRPEDKKATSWDEVPPEIKETFEKIGVPEAERKYLAGSVAQFESEGIYSHLRKELEEKGVIFCDMDTAVQKYPNLLQKYFGKCVPLNDNKFSSLHYAVWSGGSFAYIPSGVKIDMPLQTYFRMNEIREGQFEHTLIIAEKDTNVHYVEGCTAPIYDKDSLHSAVVEIFVGENSNVRYTTVQNWSKNVYNLNTKRAIVQKNGRITWVGGSMGSKATMLYPCSVLVGDNSRAEHLNIALAGEGTIKEGGAKVIHIGKNTSSKIDAKSISLNGGHSIYRGLVKIGKNAHNSRVDVKCDAIILDDISKSSTYPTIKDETQGAKIVHEATAGRLDEIRLFYLQSRGISKERAREMLVMGFVEPVLKELPLEYAVELNRLISLEMKSSIG